The following proteins are encoded in a genomic region of Coregonus clupeaformis isolate EN_2021a chromosome 14, ASM2061545v1, whole genome shotgun sequence:
- the LOC121581090 gene encoding transmembrane protein 69-like, which yields MFSFALKRHLNPCVGPSCRWMQRVLCGSSCMVKRECFYTSSNPLLAPHVSMVTSLLFPRLAASRLLSLRPLSCSASLLCQGHPVPTAPGSGQEDQQRLSMKALANAPKPALYLGFSGLLPFLGAPLLMAVTQSYLPEVAYAQVVYGASIVSFLGGARWGFALPEGSPAQPDWMNLGNSVVPSLLAWLALLCRDNITEGALVVIMGLGLALHYDLTLLPGYPSWFKAMRTILTLVATFSLVATLTLQKMCPEKKIKAQEN from the exons ATGTTCTCATTTGCATTGAAGAGGCACTTGAATCCCTGTGTG GGTCCATCCTGCCGATGGATGCAGCGGGTACTCTGTGGGTCCAGCTGCATGGTGAAGAGGGAATGTTTTTACACCAGTTCCAACCCCTTGTTGGCTCCACatgtttccatggtgacatcactacTGTTCCCGAGACTAGCTGCCTCCAGGCTTCTGAGCCTCAGGCCCCTGAGCTGCTCTGCCTCTTTGCTTTGCCAGGGTCACCCCGTGCCCACGGCCCCTGGGAGTGGACAGGAGGACCAACAGCGCCTCAGCATGAAAGCCCTGGCCAATGCGCCCAAGCCTGCTTTGTACCTCGGCTTCTCCGGCCTCCTTCCATTCCTGGGCGCCCCACTCCTGATGGCTGTGACCCAGTCCTACCTCCCAGAGGTGGCCTACGCCCAGGTGGTCTACGGTGCCTCAATCGTGTCCTTCCTGGGTGGGGCCCGCTGGGGCTTTGCCCTGCCTGAGGGGAGCCCTGCCCAGCCCGACTGGATGAACCTTGGCAACAGTGTGGTGCCCTCCCTGCTGGCCTGGCTGGCTCTGCTCTGCAGAGACAACATCACAGAGGGAGCCCTTGTGGTCATCATGGGGCTGGGCCTGGCCCTGCACTATGACCTCACCCTGCTGCCTGGTTACCCCAGCTGGTTCAAAGCCATGAGAACCATACTCACTCTGGTGGCTACCTTTTCCCTGGTGGCCACACTGACATTGCAGAAGATGTGCCCGGAGAAGAAGATCAAGGCACAAGAGAATTGA